tgccTTTTAGTATCCTTGGTCTCTTTGGAGGGATATTTCGAACGAGGCGAGAGTATGATGCCACATTGTCTGTGTTCAGGAGGCAGAAGCTAATGCACGAGTTTTATAACTTTATTGGTAAGCGAACATGCAAGATACCTTTTGTAGAATGCGACCAATTAGACCAGTCAAAAGTTAGAGTTGTTGGTGTGACATTCATCattatttgtgacccgtcacagcgaaACCaggcgcctggttttgctgtgacgggtcacatttgtcatTCTCGCTGTACCACAGAATAACGTTGGCCCCACTCAATTTCAAGAGCAAACTGGGTGGAAAAATTTAAGAGTGTTGAtgaaaagggacaacttgggcatgagatatgttagGATTGTTTTGTTGGTAAAAATGGCCTGCAGCAGGACTGTGATCTCTTCGGCCTACATGTCTGTTGATAGTGGTCTAAATGGGCGTGAGTGTGAAGGATAGGgattttttgtgattttacttATGTGTACTTCTAGTCACATAACGTACAACATCAGGCACCTATGATCAAGTCAGACCAGCTCCACTTTTCTCACTTTTGAGTGGACTACATAGGTACCGTTTTATTCACACTCGTGGTTTTTCTACCTTTATTTTTTGTCTCATGGCGTCGACTGAAAAATATCGATGACCATGATTTGACAGGCATTAATGACTGGTTATGTGACGCAATAGGGGTCGACCTTGATAAGGCCCTTCTTTCAAAATCAACATAATGGTAGTCGatcttatgtacatgtacatgacttttCCCATTCACCCATATATGCGGTTTTGGGAgctacatgacatacatgtagttggtaaTATAAAAGGCCAATTCAGAGAATGGCCAAATTGCATAATCTCACAGGGATAATTTGGGGTCATCTCGATTTCGACACATATGTCACATAATTTGTAGCCATGTTTGCTAACATTGCGGAGTGTTGCCGTTCTGTGATGTTTGAGGGTTACATGCAATATTTCATAATTGGTATCACCAGGGAGAATTTATAGCACGGCCGTGTTAAAAATTCCCTGATATCGTCGACACGTTGGCATCCGGTGACATAATACCAGTGAAAGGTCGGTATCGCCAACACGGgtggtgattttttaaaataCTGTTCAGTTTGTGGCTAGCATTGTAGGGGATTAAAAGTTACCAAGAAAATGGGCAACGCAAAGTCAAGGGATACAACCGAAAATGGTAACGCAAATTCGAGGGGAAAACCAGTAACGGGCAACGCGAATTCAAGAGATGATCCTAAGTTATTCGCGCTGTCTTCTTTTAGGAAAGGAAAGCTCATGCACGAATTCCATCATTCATTTGGTAAGAGATTCTAATGAAGTTCCGCTTTACGCCTGTTTGGGTTAGTTGTGTATTTAGTTGACCATTATAAGGTAGTTTACGGTTGGTCACCACCTGCTAGTGACTAAACACATTTGTCTTCAGTTGACAAACTTTTGTAATCAGCTTACCAGCAAGATCGGTTTATGAACTTAATTGGCCAGCTGACTGAACCAGTTTGACAAGTCCAGCCTGGTGTCTTGCTGGTCCGAATACTTTACAGAGTGATCTCTGGAGGCTTTCACACGAAGTGCTACCTGCGGTGTCTGCAGATGATGCCTCGCTTTCGAGAGTTGTGCACCGGAGGTAATGGGTGTGATtataataattatgagacttacaAATgcatatagcgctaaatccaactggttttaTTAGTTCAAAGTGCTTCACATTCAAAGCGCTTCGCATCAGATCCAAATCCAtatcacgaacattcccgagtACTCGGCTTCGGCCTTACCCTGGAATGTACGTTCGATCCGTCATCCCAGCTTAAAGTTGATGTTGAATTATTGAGAAAAGCTCTGAAAATCGAGGCGCCTTCGTTGATGCTGTCCAAGTCAATTTTCCTATTAATGTTGTTGCTGTCAATTGTACAATTCATTGCCATTTACGAAACGCTCATCATTGAGTCTAGTTACATTGTATATTACTTTCAAATAGCGTTTGCATTAGCAAACCATTACAAAGTAGCTGCAGATATTTGATATGTCGAATGTACATGGACATGCCAATGTTCACGTACACTACTAGTATGCCAATGTCCATGTACATGCCAATGTTCATGTACACTACGAGTATGCCAATATCCATGTACATGCCAATGTTCATGTACACTACTAGTATTGAATATACAAAACAAGATATATCTCAGCTCATTTACAAAGTAGCTGCATATATTTGATATGTCGAATGTACATGGACATGCCAATGTTCATGTACACCACTAGTATGCCAATGTCCGTGTACATGCCAATGTTCATGTACACTACTAGTATTGAATatacaaaacaaaatatatCTCAGCTCATTGGTTGATTAGCAATAGGGAAATTCTCAATGGGACAAactgcagatcattttgtcTCATCGTATTTCCCACTGGACCCCAGACTGTACTCTCAGCCATGCGATATTTCTTTCGAGCATCTTCCTCATTACAAGCTATGCAATGTTATCAAATTCAGCTGTGAGTGTGGTGTTTTAAATGAATTTTTGGGGgatattttttttgtttacCGATGTCTTGTCTGACGGATCAGCGCACATAGGGTATATGACAAACAATAGTACATGCGTTGTGCACATTCGTGAATCTCTTCCTTATATCTCGACCTTGATACTGTGTATATGCAGTGCTTGATATTGCAAGTGCAGTTCTCACATAGTCATGATAGTCAAACAGTGACAGGCCTGTGCATTGAGTATTATGCATAGGCCTTGTCCATATAGGCGAAAATCAATTatttctattgatttctttATCGAGGCCGCATCTGCTTCAGGAATATTTTTTTAGTAAACATGGTAACTATATGCCCTGTTTCAGGATCAATGACATGAGAGCTATTTGATAGATTACGGGGTAACCATAAGCACCATCATTTGGGCTAGAAGGCTTGAAATCCTGAAGTCATTAGCTCTTTCAAAAAGAaatgaatgtcaatttcaagggcgGAAGTCTGTTCTTCGTTTTCCAGAGAACAAACAGCCACCCTCGACATTGGCtttcacttcattttaaagGCGTCCTAATTGCtaaagatttcaagttctagccaaaatggcggtgtgTTATGATCAACCCATGATTAAAGTTGTGTTACTATATAAGATTGTTTATCTTTTGTCACCTGCGCATCACGGGTAGCCAAACGGGTACATAATAATGTGCAGTTTGAAAAATAAGATTCTTCGTTCAGATTTTATCGAATATTCTTACAAGTACTTTGTAacgattgtacatgtacatgaacacaaaACAGAATAAGACCTTAACTGAGAATCAGTCTTAAGATTACGCAGGTCGATAATTCAGATAAGATGTTTTATAAAATTCTCAGttttaaaatgaattgaaaCAGGCATTCCCGCCATTACATGCCGTATACTAGCAGCTCGGGTGGCCCTCGCCAATAAAAGGTGAACACAGGGGTTCGAGACGAAAGAACACGTTCCCATGTTCTTGGCATGTTGTCAGCAGTACTTGAGGATATGGGAGTCGAATACTGCATTTGATTATTGTGAAAATCAGCACAGTTTTGTGGTTTTGCATGTACTGTACGCTGTATGTGAATTAGCACCATGTTGATGAAATGGTTCGGTCGGCTGTTTCGTGTGACCATTACAGTACATTATAAAATGACTTCAGAGTATATGCGCCATGTGTGTTGAAATGACTTTCTCATAAAATGGCAACACATGTAAATAATTATAGTTTCGCTGGAAGGCAGAATCCCATCTCTTTAGGGTATGTAGTAGTGCAACCATCAACTTCCACTTCAATTCTTCTATCGCTAAACGTATCCATGTTTATGACGTAAATAATGTGGTCTGAATATTGGGCAACATGATTTCAAGCTCGCAGCTCGCAGCTCGCAGCTCGTAGCTCGCTGCTCGTAGCTCGCATTTTTTGTCATGAATTGGTCCAGAAGGCATGCTTTTCTGCCAAGTAATATCGAGATGGCCGTACTGTACACTATTCCTCCTTTCAAACACAGAAAAGCCAGCAAGCGTATAAAAGTACTTGCAAGCCCTTTTCAgcaattgattttcaaaatctgtGGGTATGAAATGACTGTTGAGTACGCAGTCGAGTAGATATCGAAAATGTCAAGGGGCACTGACCGTTTAACTCTAGAAATTTTGGAACAACACAGTCTCCTTCGATATTTGCAGCTTCTACAAATGAACTGTCGGCTCGTTCTATTTGCCACCTGCACACAACGAGTTCCTCTTTATAATCAAACCAATGAAATTCGAAGCTACAACCAAGGAGCCTGCCGAACTTCAGGTCCAGGCCAAAAGTGGTCCTCACTGCAACCTGTGCGAAAGACCCCTCTTTAAAACCGCTGTCGCCATGAACCGACTGATGGCAACCACATGTTCATGGGCAGTACATCAGAACGTATGCGGTGGGCTGTGCGCTTGACGATCTAATCAGAACCCAGAACAAAAAGGCCATCTGCTCCAAATACGAAGAACGTAGTAgttgtatctacatgtatacaggatGCAATTATGGTATTGTGCTATGTCTTACGTCCCAAAGTGGGGTGCCGTTATGGTCTGACTTTGTTTGTGATTTATTTAGAGCCAACATGGCCTCCCTATTTGACGTATTGTGCTCTTTTCGTCAACAGAACAGATACTTTGCAGTCATGTACCAATATACAAGTAGTTCCTATTAAGGAACTAGCCGAAACTATATCATGGTAGGCCTATAACAATTGGTTTTCAATGAACTCCGTCTCTCGATAATGACGAAGGCGTGAAATAACCTAAATCTTAAAATAAGATGCCAAAATATGGCACTTTTGGAAACTCGATATACGCCGACTGGTTTCACTTGGAGTACACGTTATGCCtagccagagtctttcaatacatTTTGTTAAACTACTCTGGCTGAGCTAACACAAAATGCGTGCGTAGAAATTTGCAGCACTTTCCCAACtctaataaatacatgtatcacatatCTAATATCTGATGCGAACTCacagtacaatgtacaatgaCATATGAGCTGTTAGTTTTATTATTACTTTATCGATTTGTATCGTGTAAATACGATGTGCAATAAGATGTATGGTCGGTTCCAAAATCTGTATATGTGCCAGAAATGTAGGACGAAACCCGAGTCTGTTCCATTACATGCATCGGATGAACGCGGACGTTGTCTGCCTTTCGAAATCTTGGGGAGGGAAATCCATCAGTCACTGCTGGGGAATTGGGAGGAAATGCCGATAAAGATGGTTCTTCTGTAAGGGCTGCGTGTTCGTTTATTTCTGAAATATATATTGCTGTAAGTGGCCGATCCGGCAGATGATGCCTAAATGTTACACTCTATTGAAAATTTCCTGGTAGAACtttgatatttcattgaaatagtCGCGGTATGTAGATAATTTTCTTCAACTACGCCATGAGGTGAAACCCTAGTTTAGGGCAAAGCCTTTAAAACACCAAATTTCTTTTCCAGTATGATTAGCATTGCTTCATTCCTTCAGCAGTGGCAGCTTCCTAGCCAGTGAATAAAAATAGCAAAAGCATTACTTCTGAGTTTCTGACGAGTCCGCAAAATCACGCCGTTATTTTATTGTcgattactacatgtacatgttgtcgTGTTGGTTATAGGTGAttaaatgtgacccatcacagcaaaaccagtcgcatgtcgctctgagcttggcaggttgagacggactgtttattCATTTCTCGATTGTGTGCcctttgtgaaatatgagcacatcaatttctttcattatatcctggtgtcatttaggcttatcttctgtgcgacatgcgcctggttttgctgtgacaggtcacaaatgGGCAATAATGAACTATAAAAAGAACTGCTGTCTaactactcttgtttctcactccTAACGTTCAGCCAGATCTCCACAtatgcacatttctaggcccgtaatgggtaCACAGTaaaaaagtacaggaaaaaaggtacggaaagaaaggtacaggaaataaaagtgcaggaaataaaagtactggaaataaaggtaccggggaaaaagtacacaaaatggcaaaaataggtaaaaaagtacactttTTTTtaagaatattattctcttcagcTGGTTCAGcctcggcctatgtcttaatcttcTCTTGCCCATTTTTAGGCCTTCTATAATCCTCTAGTATTTGAATGTGAATAGCAATAGTTGTAGACGGAAATTGAATGGGGTTAAAATGCTGGGTGTCTTACACCTATTTAGGCCTAAAGAAACTTactcccgtcgtgggcctaccaaaatacaaaatttaaacatacactggcttactacagtggacgttaggcgtgcgaaactagagtatttgaTTACATGTACGCTATGAGGTTGACGTTCAGTTCAGCGTGTTGCATCACATGTACTAATCCGGTATTTTCACGAAGAACTCCAAAGTGACGTACATCGGCATTCCTCCGTGTGCTCCAACTGTTATCAATCAACACAGTAATcatggtaatttttgtttttatcattGTTATGGTAATGACACTTGTGTTTCTCTTTTCTTCTTACAGATATCACGCAAGATGGCGAGCTAGACTGGGCTGACTTCAATCAAGCAAGACAGGTAACCTTTGGTTGAGTGGATTTTTTTAGGTAGATCAGGCCAAAAGTACTTGGCTTAACTGTAACAGTGTGATTACAAAAAAGTTCGGGCCAGCCACTTGTTACCCCAAAAATGGCGCTATCAATGAAAAGCACGCATTTTGGCACATCACGGCATATTCTGTCCAGAGAAAGGCGTGTTGAGGCGCGTTTTGGCGCCTTCCCAAACATGTCAGAAATATTCCATCTTATTTCAAGGCTCAGTGATTTGGCTCAAATCCCAGTGCACAtctccccccaccccccccccccccacccccatttTATTCTTGCTTTGTATTGACAGGGATGCCCTTGGAGTTTTCGGACCAACTTTTGAGGGTGTGTGCACTGGGATGTGAGCCAAGTCACTGAGCCATGAAATTAGATGGACTATTTCTGACGCGTTTGGTAACGTGCCAAAACGTGCGGCGACGCGCCTTTCTCTGGAAAAAAGCGTCATGATGTGCCAAAACACGTGCTTTTTGATTGATCGCATCATTTTGGGCCACTAGCTGAGCTGTAGGGTgctttcgcaaagcccccgaaatgCCAACGCGAATAACGCGTATCAAATTGTTCGACTGAGCTGATCTCGATGTCGAACAATGTCAATGGGACAGGCAGGACACAAATGACATCCGTCCTGTttcgcgtcattgacgcgcaacGCGTATTTACGCGCGACCTATTTAATTTAATACGAGCAAATGAAGCAATTTACGggctgtcaattgtgatttggactgtatctaGCTCATGATGTGATTACGGTATGGGGTTGACTGCGATTGGCTTCAATTCGTAAAATGTTGAAAGCtcactttttctttttcaggaaatatgcGAGATGAGCGGGTGGAGCCCGTCTTCCAAAAATTATGTTGAAACACAAGATATGTTCGTAAAGATCTGGAGAAGTTTACAGAAGAAAGCGGACTCTGATTTAAATGAAAAGATTAACAAAGATGAATGGGTAAGATAATGATGCCTTTTAGActtttttcagaagtaaatgtcattGTTTTTTGGGGGCTGTGTAAAAattattgggccgatttctttaAAGCTTGAATTTTCTTCAATCTGACTTTGAAAACCAACACCATTTTCAGGTTAGAGACTGGTACATAGggcaaaaacaaaatttctttcgAGCCCTTTGCCGCTTTTGTGAGGTGgatcaattttttttccaatggATATTTTTCAGTGAAATCTTGCACATCTAAAGATATAAATGAAACAACAGTTGaagattttatcaaaattcatCGAGAAATAAGAATAAAATATCTGGCTTCCTTAGCCCTGGATGGAAAACCCGGCCGTGGAGACCCGTAAAAGGTAATTGAAGTCCGGATACAGCCCTTGTGGACCCTACTCACATACGATAAAAGGATTAAACACGAATACACACGGGAGAAAATCGTAACCATGGTTTTCTCTTCCTTACATTCGCCAACACCATTACGATTACAGACCCCTGAAGATAAAACCATTCGTTCAGCTCTAAAACGCCTTTTGGAGCTGTACGAATTATCAACATTCTGTCTTATAATCCTCAGATAAGCAAATCAGTTGTGTGATCGTCcagtcacgaatgaaaataacatttactGCGGCGATTTTGGAGACAAGACAGTTCGtctacaaatgtatttttctttttaaaatttaaaattgtctGAAAAATAACGCGTTTATAACTATTTAGTTCGACCAGTGTTGGTCATATCGCGTGCTGTcctttcaaaaaaaatatttgaaagactctggttttatgaatgaatgaatgaatataagaatttctatagcgcctgaattaaaagaaaaacttaaattctcaggcgctttacaaaacaaaacactccctgaaaaggtgttgtttcaggagagttttgaaaatgtctatggaaccagcaagcctgatgttgggaggtagctggttccaaagaaccggtgatgacttgtaaaaggaacggtcaccaaaggttttgcacttagtgcgagggaccaccaaagttggagcaataacagagcggagattgtaggtggaatggtgcctcagtctgaccatatcacacaggtacgcaggtgcgactccatgtattgccttatatgtaaataaaagcactttgaaaacaatcctgtatttaacaggaagccaatggagtcgcatgagaACCGGTGTGATACGATCAAACCGCGGCACCAGACACACAACGCGAGCTGCAGCATTAAAGTGCACGCTGCAGTCTGGAGAGTTGATGTGTAGAAATGCCATATAGAAGGGAATTACAATAATCAATGTGAGAAGTGACAAAGGCATGAACAAGAGTAGTGGTTGACTCAGGACTGAGGAACCGTCGAATTTGGCGGATCTTATAAAGACCCAGGAAAGCCTTGGAGCAGACCCTACTAACATGGGTTTCCATagacatgtttttgtcaaagtaaacaCCAAGGTTTCGTACCGATTCGACAGGTGAAATTGAGGCCTCCCCCACTCTGATTGGACCCATATCTACCTTCTGGAGCATTTGTCTAGAACCGATAAAAATGAATTCTGTCTTAAGATCATTGATGAGGAGCTCGTTCTCGATCATCCACGCACGGACATCAGCTACACATGCTTCCGTTTCGCACACAGCTCTCTGCTGGTTAGTAGATGCCAAAGGACGGAAAGACATAGCTGATTGTCGTCTGAATAGCCATGTGCATCTGGCAAGTGACGTGAAATGATGTGATAAAGCCTTGACATATAGAACAAAAAGAGGATGGGTCCAAGGCAACTGCCCTGTGGAACACCACAATGGAGTGAAAAATGCTTAGATTTGCTACCATTGATGACGACACACTGCTCTCTATTAGAGAGATAAGACTTCAGCCACTGAAGGCAAAGGCCAGTGACGCCAAAATCTGTCTCCATGGTTTGAAGCAATATGTCTACATCAACCGTATCAAACGCAGCACTTAGATCTAGCAAGACTAGCAAGCAGACTTCCTGATTGTCCATTTTCATAAGAATGTCACTTTGAACCTTCAGAAGAGCAGTCTCTGTCGAGTGGTTCTTGCGGTATGCGGACTGGACTGCTGGTAGTGGGGCAGAGTTATCACTGTGGACCATTAGCTGGTCAACTACTACCCTCTCAACAAGCTTAGACACAAATGCTAAGTTGCTAACCGGCCTAAAGTTGGAAAAGGTCCGATCAAGTCCTGCTTTCTTTGACAAAGGCGATACCAGGGCACACTTCCATTCAGTAGGAACTCGAGCATCCTGTAGCGAGAGATTCACGATGCGAGCGATGACTGGTAACAGAGAGTCAACACATAGCTTAAGCATCCAGGTTTATCTAACGCGCCCATTGTCCGAGAGCTGATAGTCCATTGTAATGCTCGCCTATctgtacatgcttcccgaaattggtgacttgcattggaactaactttttccccttgtccgtcatcaaaggcattcaagtgtgttggtcaaccatgactatctcctttgttcCTTCACCATCAgacctagtttccccttatgacatcactatttcggacacccagcgccccatttctggtaAGGTGTATATGCTCAGGGATTAGGCTCACGGAAGAATAGGCCCAATCTTGGGAGGACCTGAATTGTTCGAATATGGTTCTGAGAGCCTGTAAACGTAATGACCTTCTTTCAGGTTGCCATGTGGGAGGCCTACGGCA
Above is a genomic segment from Lineus longissimus chromosome 14, tnLinLong1.2, whole genome shotgun sequence containing:
- the LOC135498950 gene encoding calexcitin-2-like isoform X1, encoding MGNAKSRDTTENGNANSRGKPVTGNANSRDDPKLFALSSFRKGKLMHEFHHSFDITQDGELDWADFNQARQEICEMSGWSPSSKNYVETQDMFVKIWRSLQKKADSDLNEKINKDEWVAMWEAYGKEQFDENELAKKEKRQPKNMFPDWLEKYIEYKFRLYDRTGDGELDADEFAFVLEKFRIKEKDARQAFTLFSEANTKRVDLPYFKTLCYQYYLSEDPADLGNFITGKLHFDTEEEEK